A stretch of Cheilinus undulatus linkage group 20, ASM1832078v1, whole genome shotgun sequence DNA encodes these proteins:
- the LOC121528150 gene encoding endothelial PAS domain-containing protein 1-like codes for MTADKEKRRAISREAARKRRRVESDVFGDLCRLLPLQTPIRDNLDKPSIIRLTLSYIRIHGLLKGNSLVKAEGGDGIKCGQLNGKDEPWECDGGHDEEEEKETEEDTKISKETNLFLRTLEGFLMVLSTDGDMIFLSDNVSKYMGLTQTELMGHNIFEFTHPCDHEEIKSKLRLTTEEVWCGGKRDFVMRVKSALTHRGRSTNLKSATWKVLHCQGQAKVSLDVPSVPCLLLTCQPLPLSHTLLSTNTFTSQHRMDMRFTYCDQRVTSLLGFAPEELLGRSIYDLCHTRDTNCLAKNHMNLCWKTQSVSGQYRMLVRSGGYVWVETHSAVIPSVRPSKSRPGAHHPLCILCVTYVLSGVEEPSLQLSLDQTLLTYSS; via the exons ATGACAGCCGACAAGGAGAAGAGAAG GGCAATAAGCCGCGAGGCTGCCAGGAAGAGACGACGGGTGGAGTCTGACGTGTTCGGGGATTTATGTCGTCTCCTGCCTCTCCAAACACCTATCAGAGATAACCTGGACAAACCGTCCATCATCCGGCTCACGCTGAGCTACATACGCATACACGGTCTGCTCAAAG GGAACTCTCTGGTTAAAGCTGAAGGAGGTGACGGTATTAAATGTGGACAGTTGAACGGTAAAGATGAGCCATGGGAGTGTGACGGAGGACAcgatgaagaggaagagaaagaaacagaggAAGATACCAAAATCTCCAAGGAGACTAACTTGTTCCTTAGGACCCTGGAGGGGTTCCTGATGGTTCTGTCCACGGACGGAGACATGATCTTTCTGTCCGACAACGTCAGCAAGTACATGGGGTTGACGCAG ACAGAGCTGATGGGACACAATATTTTCGAATTTACACACCCTTGTGACCACGAAGAAATCAAGAGTAAACTACGCCTAACGACAG AGGAAGTTTGGTGTGGTGGAAAGCGAGACTTTGTCATGAGGGTTAAAAGCGCTCTGACTCACAGAGGAAGAAGCACCAACCTCAAGTCAGCTACGTGGAAG GTTCTCCACTGCCAGGGCCAAGCAAAGGTGAGCCTTGATGTGCCTTCGGTTCCCTGCCTGCTGCTGACCTGCcagcctctccctctctcacataCACTTCTCAGCACAAATACCTTCACCAGCCAGCACAGAATGGACATGAGGTTCACTTACTGTGACCAGAG AGTGACGTCGCTGTTAGGCTTCGCTCCTGAGGAGCTGCTGGGACGTTCAATCTACGATCTGTGTCACACACGAGACACAAACTGTCTGGCCAAAAATCACATGAACT tgtgtTGGAAGACTCAGTCGGTCAGTGGGCAGTACAGGATGCTGGTAAGAAGTGGGGGTTACGTCTGGGTGGAGACTCACAGCGCTGTCATTCCCAGCGTCAGACCCTCCAAGTCCAGACCAGGTGCCCACCACCCGCTCTGCATCCTCTGTGTTACCTACGTCCTCAG